One Sphingomonas limnosediminicola DNA segment encodes these proteins:
- a CDS encoding excalibur calcium-binding domain-containing protein gives MRAIFLLAAAVILGLTGGYAWSKWSNPASSQAALPSVADDGSRETAEEVQETVHFDNCAAVRAAGKAPLFPGHPGYSKDLDPDGDGVACPP, from the coding sequence ATGCGCGCGATCTTCCTCCTCGCAGCAGCGGTCATCCTTGGGCTGACTGGCGGCTATGCCTGGTCAAAATGGTCGAACCCTGCATCTTCGCAAGCGGCTCTGCCGTCCGTTGCGGACGATGGTTCGCGCGAGACGGCCGAAGAGGTGCAGGAGACTGTCCACTTCGATAATTGCGCCGCCGTGCGAGCAGCCGGCAAGGCGCCGCTGTTTCCGGGGCATCCCGGCTACAGCAAGGATCTCGATCCGGACGGCGACGGCGTTGCTTGTCCACCCTGA
- a CDS encoding ABC-type transport auxiliary lipoprotein family protein, with amino-acid sequence MRLLTTTAATALALCLAGCSGLLGGGKPPATLFSITPDAPEPASIVRSSAPGQAVTIETPMAARELGTVRVPVQVSPTNVEYVAQMQLVDTPPKLFAALLAETVRRTTNRLVLDPGQATLDPGLVVNGTLQRFGYDAASGQVIVQYDGSLSTAGGARVETRRFTATSPADGTAVSVGPALNRASNQVAAEVAKWIGS; translated from the coding sequence ATGAGGTTGCTTACGACGACGGCCGCGACGGCCTTGGCGCTGTGTCTCGCTGGTTGCAGCGGGTTGCTTGGCGGCGGAAAGCCGCCCGCGACCTTGTTCTCGATTACGCCGGACGCACCAGAGCCCGCTTCGATCGTTCGCAGTTCCGCGCCGGGTCAGGCGGTTACCATCGAAACTCCCATGGCGGCACGAGAGCTTGGGACGGTTCGCGTTCCGGTCCAGGTCTCTCCGACCAACGTCGAATATGTCGCCCAGATGCAGCTCGTTGACACGCCGCCAAAGCTGTTTGCGGCGTTGCTTGCCGAAACCGTGCGGCGGACGACCAATCGCCTGGTCCTCGATCCCGGCCAGGCGACGCTTGATCCGGGACTGGTGGTCAACGGGACGCTGCAGCGCTTCGGCTACGATGCGGCTTCGGGGCAGGTGATCGTCCAGTATGACGGATCGTTGTCGACGGCCGGCGGCGCACGCGTCGAAACAAGGCGCTTCACCGCGACCTCACCGGCCGACGGTACGGCCGTATCCGTCGGCCCGGCGCTGAACCGCGCATCGAACCAGGTTGCCGCAGAGGTGGCGAAATGGATCGGCAGCTGA
- a CDS encoding ABC transporter permease: MAEPSEKQADEPNGSVYKVAGALTITRAATTQREIDALSDPITIDLSEINRMDTVGAWIVYRTVRDRGAKVIGASHDEVSLLKQVSEFDHPAKVRPEERASFVRVLSEIGQAIAEVGNTLVGLLGFLGAVLIGFANVIRRPARRFRLNAVVQRFDVVGVRALGIIGLMSFLIGIVIGQQGAVQLEQFGAEVYTINLIGRITVRELGVLMTAIMVAGRSGSAFAAQIGTMKITEEIDAMRTIGVSPIEALVLPRMMASFLMMPLLGFWAIVMSLLGGGIFVWLDLHIPPGTYIQRLQEVIPLTDMWIALIKAPVFGFIIALAGCFQGMLVQGNSEEVGARTTTAVVQSIFLVIVLDAVFAVFFSSIGWK; this comes from the coding sequence ATGGCTGAACCTAGCGAGAAACAGGCGGATGAACCGAACGGCTCGGTCTATAAGGTGGCCGGTGCGCTGACCATCACGCGCGCCGCCACGACCCAGCGCGAAATCGACGCTCTGTCCGATCCCATCACCATCGATCTCAGTGAAATCAACAGGATGGACACGGTCGGCGCGTGGATCGTCTATCGCACCGTCCGCGACCGCGGCGCAAAGGTGATCGGCGCGAGTCACGACGAGGTAAGCCTGCTCAAGCAAGTGTCGGAGTTCGACCATCCCGCCAAGGTTCGGCCTGAGGAGCGGGCCAGTTTCGTTCGCGTCCTTTCCGAAATCGGCCAGGCAATTGCCGAGGTTGGCAATACTCTCGTCGGACTGCTCGGATTTCTCGGCGCAGTGCTGATCGGTTTCGCCAACGTCATCCGCCGCCCGGCCCGCCGCTTCCGACTCAACGCCGTGGTCCAGCGCTTCGACGTCGTCGGCGTACGCGCGCTGGGCATCATTGGCCTGATGAGCTTCCTCATCGGCATCGTCATCGGCCAGCAGGGTGCCGTCCAGCTCGAGCAGTTCGGCGCCGAGGTTTACACGATCAATCTGATCGGCCGCATCACCGTACGAGAGCTCGGCGTGCTGATGACCGCCATCATGGTCGCTGGCCGATCCGGCTCCGCCTTCGCGGCGCAGATCGGCACGATGAAGATCACGGAGGAAATCGACGCCATGCGCACCATCGGCGTGTCGCCGATCGAGGCGCTGGTGCTTCCGCGCATGATGGCGTCGTTCCTCATGATGCCGCTGCTTGGCTTTTGGGCGATTGTCATGTCGCTGCTCGGCGGCGGGATCTTCGTCTGGCTCGACCTTCACATCCCGCCGGGCACCTACATCCAGCGTTTGCAGGAGGTTATCCCGCTAACCGACATGTGGATCGCGCTCATCAAAGCGCCGGTGTTCGGCTTCATCATCGCGCTTGCGGGATGTTTCCAGGGCATGCTGGTGCAGGGCAACAGCGAGGAGGTCGGCGCCCGCACGACCACTGCGGTCGTCCAGTCGATCTTCCTCGTGATCGTGCTCGATGCCGTTTTCGCAGTGTTCTTCAGCTCGATCGGATGGAAATGA
- a CDS encoding thermonuclease family protein yields MLVTVGRHWRPEGEIARIIPVSERGQDWTRIDGYVGAVRSRKVWLLLAIAAAVIGGAAAGVYYDGRNVPAAASPYNGIEWNAVQAVPKRAPDPEDIAWKDRSVLLDGPAPSQDALVDRGDGAAPVAGPTRKAGLGITVIDGDTFKLGNDTVRVAGIDAPETHPPRCMEEARLGLAATEQLRDLLSSGTVTLSDSGVDHDQYGRLLRNVAVDGRDVGQAMIAAGLARPFGSGRKPWCA; encoded by the coding sequence ATGTTGGTGACCGTGGGGAGGCACTGGCGCCCTGAAGGCGAGATCGCTCGCATCATCCCCGTCAGCGAACGCGGGCAGGACTGGACGCGCATCGACGGCTATGTCGGCGCGGTCCGCAGCCGCAAAGTCTGGCTTCTGTTGGCTATTGCTGCAGCGGTGATCGGCGGAGCGGCCGCGGGCGTCTACTACGACGGGAGGAACGTGCCCGCCGCTGCGTCTCCATACAATGGAATCGAGTGGAACGCCGTGCAGGCAGTCCCGAAGCGAGCGCCGGATCCGGAAGACATCGCGTGGAAAGACCGCTCGGTGCTCCTCGACGGCCCGGCTCCTTCGCAGGACGCCCTCGTGGATCGCGGCGATGGTGCGGCGCCCGTTGCCGGACCGACCAGGAAGGCCGGTTTGGGCATCACCGTCATCGACGGCGATACCTTCAAGCTCGGCAACGACACCGTTCGCGTCGCGGGCATCGATGCACCGGAAACACATCCGCCGAGGTGCATGGAGGAAGCCCGCCTCGGCCTGGCCGCCACCGAGCAGCTCCGGGACCTGCTGAGCAGCGGGACGGTGACCCTGTCGGACAGCGGGGTCGACCATGACCAATACGGCCGTTTGCTACGCAACGTCGCTGTCGATGGCCGCGACGTCGGGCAGGCGATGATCGCTGCCGGATTGGCGCGGCCCTTCGGCAGCGGCCGTAAGCCGTGGTGCGCCTGA
- a CDS encoding HAD-IB family hydrolase gives MSDLAVYDMDRTLTKWPTYTPFLLHCAVRRAPWRLVFLPLVVISMLAYAARLIDRARLKEINHRLLLGGKVHPRDLKPLVDSFADRQAASNIRPGARKALARDKEQGRRLVLATASYRLYADAIAERLGFDDVIGTGSIIGLDERVHAKIAGENCYGPAKLRMIADWVDKSGLRGVHGHVRFYSDHVSDAPAFEWSDEPVAVNPHGKLRRLAEKRGWAIEDWG, from the coding sequence ATGAGCGATCTTGCCGTCTACGACATGGACCGCACGCTGACGAAGTGGCCGACATACACGCCCTTCCTCCTGCACTGCGCAGTGCGGCGCGCGCCTTGGAGGCTTGTCTTCCTGCCGCTCGTCGTCATCTCGATGCTTGCTTATGCCGCTCGGCTGATCGACCGCGCCCGGCTCAAGGAAATCAACCACCGGCTACTTCTGGGCGGCAAGGTACATCCGCGCGACCTCAAGCCGCTCGTCGACAGCTTCGCGGACCGGCAGGCCGCCTCGAATATCCGCCCCGGCGCGCGCAAGGCGCTCGCCCGTGACAAGGAGCAAGGCCGCCGCCTCGTGCTCGCGACCGCCTCCTACCGCCTCTATGCAGACGCTATCGCTGAAAGGCTGGGCTTCGACGACGTCATTGGCACCGGCTCGATCATTGGCCTCGACGAGCGCGTGCATGCCAAGATCGCGGGCGAGAATTGCTACGGCCCCGCCAAGCTCCGCATGATCGCCGACTGGGTCGACAAGTCGGGCCTGAGGGGTGTGCACGGACATGTCCGCTTCTATTCGGACCACGTCTCCGACGCGCCCGCGTTCGAATGGTCGGACGAACCGGTCGCGGTGAACCCGCATGGAAAGCTCCGCCGGTTGGCGGAGAAGCGCGGCTGGGCCATCGAAGATTGGGGCTAG
- a CDS encoding NTP transferase domain-containing protein: MTYTAIVLAGSRPGRDAFAEQFGTDLKALIPVGGEPMVVRPVKALLASKSVGDVIILSQAPERLASALPSDPRLKMRVSGATISSTMLELCNDPTINWPVLVTTADHALLGSATVDEFCAGAASADLAVGIVGKAALMARLPASKRTWLNFRDGGFTGANLFVLGSPKVAPAIELWRSVEQDRKKGWKLIALLGPAALLGTLLRLLTIDDVLARLGRKLALTICAVRLSNPIAGVDVDKAEDHALAEAILAGRA; this comes from the coding sequence GTGACCTACACCGCCATCGTGCTCGCGGGGTCTCGGCCCGGGCGCGATGCGTTCGCGGAGCAGTTCGGGACCGATCTCAAAGCGCTCATTCCCGTCGGCGGCGAACCAATGGTGGTGCGACCGGTCAAGGCGCTGCTCGCCAGCAAGAGCGTCGGCGATGTGATCATTCTGTCGCAGGCGCCGGAGCGGCTTGCCTCTGCGCTGCCGAGCGATCCGCGTTTGAAGATGCGGGTGTCAGGTGCAACGATATCGTCGACCATGCTTGAGCTGTGCAACGACCCCACGATCAATTGGCCGGTGTTGGTGACGACTGCCGACCATGCCCTGCTCGGTTCTGCTACCGTCGACGAATTTTGCGCAGGCGCAGCCAGTGCCGACCTCGCCGTCGGAATCGTCGGGAAGGCCGCGCTGATGGCGCGCCTGCCGGCGAGCAAACGCACGTGGCTCAACTTCCGCGACGGCGGCTTCACCGGCGCGAACCTGTTCGTCCTCGGATCGCCAAAGGTGGCCCCGGCAATCGAGCTGTGGCGATCCGTCGAGCAGGACCGCAAGAAGGGGTGGAAGCTGATCGCCCTGCTTGGGCCGGCGGCCTTGCTCGGTACGTTGCTGCGCCTGCTGACCATCGACGATGTGCTGGCCCGTCTCGGTCGCAAGCTTGCGCTCACCATCTGTGCCGTACGCCTCAGCAACCCGATCGCCGGCGTCGATGTCGACAAGGCGGAGGATCACGCCCTCGCCGAAGCCATATTGGCGGGCCGCGCATGA
- a CDS encoding DUF2171 domain-containing protein has product MSGIDNVREHMEVIGADGVHIGTVDKVEGDRIKLIKADSGLAHSDHHHYLPAGLVAEVEGDKVRLSARGDVVADLFETEKSGQPIDD; this is encoded by the coding sequence ATGAGCGGCATTGATAACGTTCGTGAGCATATGGAAGTCATCGGCGCCGACGGCGTCCACATCGGGACCGTCGATAAGGTCGAAGGCGACCGCATCAAGCTCATCAAGGCTGACAGCGGGCTCGCCCATTCGGACCATCACCATTACCTTCCCGCCGGTCTCGTGGCCGAAGTCGAAGGCGATAAGGTGCGGCTGAGCGCGCGCGGCGATGTCGTCGCCGACCTGTTCGAAACCGAAAAGAGCGGCCAACCGATCGACGACTAG
- a CDS encoding ABC transporter ATP-binding protein: MTTPKDCHPIIEVRGLKNAFGEQVVHDNLDLTVCRGEILGVVGGSGTGKSVLLRSIIGLQTPETGTIEVLGENMVDRTEDEAKNIRRRWGILFQNGALFSTLTVAENVEVPIREYFPYITPPLLDEIASYKIAMGGLPADAGPKFPSELSGGMIKRAGLARALALDPELLFLDEPTAGLDPIAAAAFDQLILSLQKRLDLTVFLITHDLDTLHSICDRIAVLADKKVIAVGTIPELLALDHPWIQEYFNGPRGRAAAASYEHEVVA; this comes from the coding sequence ATGACGACGCCGAAGGATTGTCATCCGATCATCGAGGTGCGGGGCCTGAAGAACGCCTTCGGCGAGCAGGTCGTCCACGACAATCTCGACCTCACCGTCTGCCGCGGAGAAATTCTCGGCGTCGTCGGCGGTTCGGGCACCGGCAAATCGGTGCTTCTCCGCTCGATCATCGGGCTCCAGACGCCTGAGACCGGGACCATCGAGGTGCTCGGCGAGAACATGGTCGATCGAACGGAAGATGAGGCCAAGAACATCCGTCGCCGCTGGGGCATCCTGTTCCAGAACGGCGCGCTTTTCTCGACACTGACCGTCGCGGAGAATGTCGAAGTCCCGATCCGCGAATATTTTCCCTACATCACGCCGCCGCTGCTGGACGAAATCGCATCCTACAAGATCGCGATGGGCGGCCTTCCGGCGGACGCGGGACCCAAGTTCCCGTCCGAGCTTTCAGGCGGCATGATCAAGCGCGCCGGCCTCGCCCGCGCGCTAGCGCTCGACCCGGAACTGCTCTTCCTCGATGAGCCGACGGCTGGCCTCGATCCGATCGCCGCGGCTGCGTTTGATCAGCTGATCCTGTCGCTGCAGAAGCGGCTGGATCTCACCGTGTTCCTGATCACGCACGACCTCGATACGCTTCACTCGATCTGCGACCGCATCGCGGTGCTGGCAGACAAGAAGGTCATTGCGGTTGGAACGATTCCGGAACTCTTGGCTTTGGACCATCCTTGGATACAAGAGTATTTTAATGGGCCGCGGGGGCGTGCTGCTGCAGCCAGCTATGAGCATGAGGTAGTGGCCTAG
- a CDS encoding thermonuclease family protein, protein MSKPWKPGRQTVALGKSRIRRDPVPVAKPTVIRVASPEAEMWGGVTGIVLFAIGIAVLIIGVGVATFSKYASIDEARALQFNQCYNGGQNCVFDGATIRVDGTKIAIAGIQAPQIIGAKCSAERSLGIDAAVGLAELLNSGKVSTGKPFRDYYGRDVSKVLIDGRDVGEIMVNRNAARKYDGTTYDWCD, encoded by the coding sequence GTGAGCAAGCCCTGGAAACCTGGCCGCCAGACCGTCGCCCTAGGCAAGTCGCGCATCCGCCGCGACCCTGTTCCGGTCGCCAAGCCAACCGTGATCCGCGTTGCTTCCCCCGAAGCGGAGATGTGGGGCGGCGTGACCGGCATCGTCCTGTTCGCCATCGGCATCGCCGTGCTGATTATCGGCGTTGGAGTCGCGACTTTCTCTAAATATGCCTCAATCGACGAGGCGCGGGCGCTGCAGTTCAACCAATGCTATAACGGCGGGCAGAATTGCGTGTTCGACGGCGCCACCATCCGTGTCGACGGAACCAAGATCGCCATCGCCGGCATCCAGGCGCCACAGATCATCGGCGCCAAATGCTCAGCCGAGCGGAGCCTTGGCATCGACGCAGCCGTCGGGCTGGCCGAGTTGCTCAACAGCGGCAAAGTGTCTACCGGCAAGCCCTTTCGCGACTATTACGGCCGCGACGTGAGCAAGGTGCTAATCGACGGCCGCGACGTCGGCGAGATCATGGTCAACCGCAACGCCGCGCGCAAATACGACGGCACCACCTACGACTGGTGCGACTGA
- the pepN gene encoding aminopeptidase N — MADVRNTDLAEAPLAPAHLTIRREDYRPPDWLVPEIALDFDLGAERTRVRATLTVKKNGEHDRPLRLDGDEVKLVSVKVDGADAAYRIDGEQLVVEIAGDRATVETEVEIAPKANTKLMGLYASGGMLCTQCEAEGFRRITFFPDRPDVLSKYRVRMEGDARAFPILLSNGNRVAQGNGAEGRHWAEWEDPFPKPCYLFALVAGDLKANKDSFTTMSGRKVDLFIWVREADLPKTAHAMESLKLSMAWDEKVYGREYDLDLFNIVAVSDFNMGAMENKSLNIFNSAYVLADQETATDADFDNIARVVAHEYFHNWSGDRVTCRDWFQLSLKEGFTVFRDQSFGADIGSPAVKRIEDVRVLRAAQFPEDAGPLAHPVRPDSFIEISNFYTATVYNKGAELIRMMATVLGPEKFRAGTDIYFERHDGEAATCDDFVKALEDGSGGDLTPFKIWYSQAGTPRVKARLDHDAASRTATLHLEQSVPPTPGQPVKQPMPIPLKTALIGEQSGSEIAAERLLILDQPQQSFTFEGVDETPLLSINRNFSAPITVSADRGDDELERLAQADTDPFARYEAMQELMMLALVAGSRGEAMDPESVIRAIGATLKSNSLDPAFKGEAILMPSEAMIADRMDMVDPDAIHAAREGLRKSVGSALSDVLLFAHRSDSVSGADLSPQAKGIRRLRTVALGLLSAGDPQGAARLAKTQFDRADNMTDRQGALGVLVSLDAPERQEALDAFYQRSHDDALVLDKWFGLQAAAQRPDTVDQVIKLAAHRDFVITNPNRLRSLVGSFGANQWAFHSADGRGYTFLADMIIAADKLNPQIAARMVPPLGRWKRFEPKRAAMMREALEQIVAVPGLSKDVFEQVSKSLA, encoded by the coding sequence ATGGCTGACGTACGCAACACCGATCTCGCCGAGGCGCCCCTGGCGCCGGCCCATCTCACCATCCGTCGCGAAGATTATCGCCCGCCCGACTGGCTGGTGCCGGAAATCGCCCTCGACTTCGATCTGGGCGCCGAGCGGACGCGCGTTCGCGCGACCCTGACCGTCAAGAAAAACGGCGAGCATGACCGGCCGCTTCGGCTCGACGGCGACGAGGTGAAGCTGGTTTCGGTCAAGGTGGATGGCGCCGACGCAGCCTACCGGATCGACGGCGAGCAGCTGGTGGTCGAGATCGCCGGCGACCGTGCTACGGTCGAGACCGAAGTCGAAATCGCGCCCAAGGCGAACACCAAGCTGATGGGACTCTATGCGTCCGGCGGGATGCTCTGCACGCAGTGCGAGGCGGAAGGCTTCAGACGCATCACCTTCTTTCCCGACCGGCCCGACGTGCTGTCGAAGTACCGCGTGCGTATGGAAGGCGACGCGAGAGCGTTCCCGATCCTGTTGTCCAACGGCAACCGGGTTGCGCAGGGTAACGGCGCCGAAGGCCGCCACTGGGCGGAATGGGAAGATCCCTTTCCAAAGCCCTGTTACCTGTTCGCGCTCGTCGCGGGCGACCTCAAGGCCAACAAGGACAGCTTCACGACCATGTCGGGCCGCAAGGTCGACCTGTTCATCTGGGTACGCGAGGCGGACCTGCCGAAGACTGCGCACGCGATGGAGAGCCTCAAGCTGTCGATGGCGTGGGACGAGAAGGTCTATGGGCGCGAGTACGACCTCGACCTGTTCAACATCGTTGCCGTCAGCGACTTCAACATGGGCGCGATGGAGAACAAGAGCCTCAACATCTTCAACTCTGCCTATGTGCTGGCCGACCAGGAAACGGCCACGGACGCCGACTTCGACAATATCGCCCGCGTCGTCGCGCACGAGTATTTCCACAACTGGTCGGGCGACCGCGTCACCTGCCGCGACTGGTTCCAGCTGAGCCTGAAGGAAGGCTTCACCGTCTTCCGCGACCAGAGCTTCGGCGCCGATATCGGCAGCCCGGCGGTCAAGCGCATCGAGGACGTTCGCGTGCTGCGCGCGGCGCAATTCCCGGAGGATGCGGGCCCCCTCGCCCACCCGGTCCGGCCCGACAGCTTCATCGAGATCTCGAACTTCTACACGGCGACCGTCTACAACAAGGGCGCCGAGCTCATTCGCATGATGGCGACGGTGCTCGGCCCGGAGAAGTTTCGCGCCGGCACCGACATCTATTTCGAGCGGCACGACGGCGAAGCGGCGACCTGCGACGATTTCGTCAAGGCGCTGGAGGACGGCAGCGGCGGCGATCTGACGCCGTTCAAGATCTGGTACAGCCAGGCCGGCACGCCGCGCGTCAAAGCGCGGCTGGACCATGACGCGGCGAGCCGGACGGCAACGCTGCATCTTGAACAGAGCGTACCGCCGACGCCCGGCCAGCCGGTGAAGCAGCCGATGCCGATCCCGCTGAAGACCGCCCTAATCGGCGAGCAAAGCGGCAGCGAAATTGCTGCCGAGCGACTGCTCATTCTCGACCAGCCGCAGCAGAGCTTCACCTTCGAAGGCGTCGATGAGACGCCGCTGCTATCGATCAACCGCAACTTCTCGGCACCAATCACGGTGTCGGCCGACCGAGGGGACGATGAGCTCGAACGGCTAGCCCAGGCCGATACGGATCCATTCGCCCGCTACGAAGCGATGCAGGAATTGATGATGCTCGCGCTCGTCGCCGGCTCTCGCGGCGAGGCGATGGACCCCGAGTCCGTCATCCGCGCGATCGGCGCGACGCTGAAGTCGAACTCGCTCGACCCCGCGTTCAAAGGCGAAGCGATTCTGATGCCGTCGGAAGCGATGATCGCCGACCGAATGGACATGGTCGACCCCGACGCCATCCACGCCGCCCGGGAAGGACTGCGGAAATCGGTGGGCTCGGCCTTGTCGGACGTGCTGCTATTCGCCCATCGGTCGGACAGCGTATCCGGCGCCGATTTGTCGCCCCAGGCCAAGGGTATCCGCCGCCTTCGCACCGTCGCGCTAGGATTGCTCTCGGCCGGCGATCCGCAAGGAGCTGCGAGGCTCGCAAAAACGCAATTTGATCGCGCCGACAACATGACTGACCGCCAGGGCGCGCTTGGCGTTCTCGTCTCTCTCGATGCGCCGGAGCGGCAGGAAGCGCTCGATGCTTTCTATCAACGCTCTCACGACGATGCTTTGGTGCTCGACAAATGGTTCGGCCTGCAAGCTGCGGCGCAGCGCCCCGACACGGTCGACCAAGTGATCAAGCTCGCCGCGCATCGGGACTTCGTTATAACGAACCCAAACCGGCTGCGCTCACTGGTAGGCTCGTTCGGCGCGAACCAATGGGCGTTCCATAGCGCAGACGGGCGTGGCTACACGTTCCTGGCGGACATGATCATCGCGGCGGACAAGCTGAACCCGCAGATCGCGGCGCGGATGGTGCCACCGTTAGGGCGCTGGAAGCGGTTCGAGCCGAAGCGCGCGGCAATGATGCGCGAGGCGCTGGAGCAGATCGTCGCGGTGCCGGGTCTATCGAAGGACGTGTTCGAGCAGGTGTCGAAGAGCCTCGCGTAG
- a CDS encoding MlaD family protein has translation METRSNYVMVGAVTLALLVGVLAFIVWLAGLSNKATKCYDIYFSQGVGGLNKGSNVSFSGVPVGQVQKISLLPNRPEFVWVRIEVDNETPVLQGTSAQIKGVGFTGVSEIQLDGAQRGRPPIDQLGPQGCPVVPSSSGGLGALLNSAPELIDRIQRLTERLTELLSDKNQNSISDILENIDRTSKVLADRSPEMADAIVQVRIAAHNAGLAAGNVAALSDNTNRLVTEQGRPAAEDLRKAIASIQQATDNLNGMLTDARPGVQNFSKSTLPEANRMVHDLRELTQSLKSVSDRVNQQGIGGTLGPEKLPDYKPGKRK, from the coding sequence GTGGAAACGCGATCCAACTATGTGATGGTCGGCGCGGTAACGCTCGCACTCCTCGTCGGCGTGCTGGCCTTCATCGTCTGGCTTGCCGGCCTCTCGAACAAGGCCACCAAATGCTATGACATCTATTTCTCGCAGGGCGTCGGCGGCCTCAACAAGGGCTCGAACGTCAGCTTTTCTGGTGTGCCGGTGGGTCAGGTGCAGAAGATTTCGCTGCTGCCGAACCGCCCCGAATTCGTCTGGGTGCGCATCGAGGTCGATAATGAGACGCCGGTGCTCCAGGGCACGAGCGCGCAGATCAAGGGCGTCGGTTTCACCGGCGTAAGCGAAATTCAGCTCGACGGCGCACAGCGCGGCCGCCCGCCGATTGATCAGCTAGGGCCGCAGGGCTGTCCGGTGGTTCCGTCGAGCTCCGGCGGTCTCGGCGCCCTGCTGAACAGCGCGCCGGAACTGATCGACCGCATCCAGCGGCTGACCGAGCGCCTGACGGAGCTGCTGAGCGACAAGAACCAGAACTCGATCTCCGACATCCTCGAGAATATCGACCGTACCAGCAAGGTACTGGCCGACCGGTCGCCCGAGATGGCCGACGCCATCGTTCAGGTCCGCATCGCCGCGCACAATGCGGGGCTGGCGGCAGGCAATGTCGCGGCTCTGTCGGACAACACCAACCGGCTGGTGACGGAACAGGGGCGGCCGGCCGCTGAGGATTTGCGCAAGGCAATCGCCTCGATCCAGCAGGCGACCGATAATTTGAACGGCATGCTTACCGACGCCCGGCCGGGCGTTCAGAACTTCAGCAAGTCGACGCTGCCCGAAGCCAATCGCATGGTCCACGACCTACGTGAGCTGACGCAGTCGCTGAAGTCCGTGTCCGACCGGGTGAACCAGCAAGGGATCGGCGGCACGCTCGGGCCCGAGAAGCTGCCCGACTACAAGCCAGGGAAACGCAAATGA
- a CDS encoding CDP-alcohol phosphatidyltransferase family protein, translating to MASETPLLFVPVGSNAARVFGMDARDRACRLATNAGFECADTVSDGRPVLLASMGYAWDPAWLKAMRGRPGAVLTLGGRPVMAHVTGDPSEATCALEQGEALEGFDALDAETTRLNYAELRKRERPFVLRLDPANPEPAERAAYDAAYKGVTDVLTLYLWRKPAFYLTRWAARAGLSPNFITLIGGILCALAFYLFWQGEYWLGTLSGFIFMVLDTVDGKLARVTGASSKWGEVFDHGIDLIHPPFWWWAWLHGLAAYGRPLEPLTATMVIWAIVIGYVAQRVIEGLFIKRFDGMHIHVWKRIDSQFRLITARRNPNMVILVGALLFSRPDIGLELVAWWTIVSLIFHAVRLAQASEVAARGQRIVSWLEA from the coding sequence ATGGCCAGCGAGACGCCCCTGTTGTTCGTTCCGGTCGGCTCCAACGCGGCACGGGTCTTTGGCATGGATGCGCGGGACCGGGCGTGCCGGCTGGCGACCAACGCCGGATTCGAGTGCGCCGACACGGTTAGCGACGGGCGGCCGGTGCTCCTGGCGAGCATGGGTTATGCCTGGGATCCAGCTTGGCTGAAGGCGATGCGCGGACGGCCCGGTGCGGTGCTGACGCTAGGTGGCAGGCCCGTGATGGCCCACGTGACCGGCGACCCCTCTGAAGCCACGTGTGCGCTCGAACAGGGCGAAGCGCTCGAGGGTTTCGATGCGCTCGACGCGGAGACCACGCGGCTCAACTATGCCGAGCTGCGAAAGCGCGAGCGGCCGTTCGTGCTTCGGCTGGACCCAGCCAACCCTGAACCCGCCGAGCGCGCCGCTTATGATGCGGCTTACAAGGGCGTGACAGACGTCCTGACGCTCTATCTGTGGCGCAAGCCGGCATTCTATTTGACCCGCTGGGCGGCGCGCGCAGGCCTGTCGCCCAACTTCATCACGCTCATCGGCGGCATCCTTTGCGCCCTTGCCTTCTACCTCTTCTGGCAGGGCGAATATTGGTTGGGGACGCTGTCCGGTTTCATCTTCATGGTGCTCGACACCGTCGACGGGAAACTGGCCCGGGTGACCGGCGCGTCGTCCAAGTGGGGCGAGGTGTTCGATCATGGCATCGACCTCATACACCCGCCATTTTGGTGGTGGGCCTGGCTGCACGGCTTGGCGGCGTACGGACGCCCGCTGGAGCCGCTAACCGCGACGATGGTCATCTGGGCCATCGTGATCGGTTACGTCGCGCAACGGGTCATCGAGGGGCTTTTCATCAAGCGCTTCGACGGCATGCACATCCACGTGTGGAAGCGCATCGACAGCCAGTTCCGGCTGATTACCGCCCGCCGAAACCCGAACATGGTGATCCTCGTCGGCGCCCTGCTATTCAGCCGCCCGGACATCGGGCTGGAGCTGGTCGCCTGGTGGACCATCGTCAGCCTGATCTTCCACGCCGTGCGCCTCGCGCAGGCGAGCGAGGTCGCGGCACGCGGTCAGCGAATCGTATCCTGGCTAGAGGCGTGA